Proteins from a single region of Styela clava chromosome 1, kaStyClav1.hap1.2, whole genome shotgun sequence:
- the LOC120335177 gene encoding uncharacterized protein LOC120335177 isoform X2, with protein sequence MWKIQKNKDQALKSRHGRWHIFVVSGLQPNTQYKAALQAQYGENMGGKVCTISAVLTASSKPAKPNVELCKDENGYSCRDVYIDFGNHEDCMSHQILVKTSQDVEESQVTIDKLEIYECSCKHEAGKYFFQIRCQNLSERFSEWSDKTMLQLAPLPLTGVKSETDGEYIKIIWNEPTRKVSQFIVTAQLKEESQSADNKLSFKVHDQSFVSFSPHFPAAEYIVSVHAEVYSPQSKNIAGKSVTLQDVISKPAIPQPPQFIPDGTKIVMNFRNYSDVCDEREVEVSNREDQSIFIRLNADQTVYVYDNKLSAGMEYFVRVRNIYKNVKGDWSDPQAVLLVPGRVQNIQVEIFKFKMKVKWDDLLLKNINYKATILDDKNQEMDSYSGSTSSWNSEKQLLPGSSYCCKVVAFNSAGEGPSEASVKQKTSWIHPTDIEVTKDVKQPSKSVKLVWENPAGVNCFKLKIDKQEISLTENYYYFDHGKPGHTYTAQLFCGFDKKYDNKCITKRFTMSPPPPKTVKVTPRTGEKCELTVVLDTTDTAHCKYEICVYELPETQSTFMVVGEVTTQCTVIGGNLKPLHEYVVGVKSYDETEGLKHYSSETFSEPVLTLPGKVSQNPNEHVDRDEVVSTNSCADVQSASNQSMTDHIKNHQSYNHPVSPSRKKSVVMVFCMECENGLGEKSKYYINNSLKAVQKDINKLIWDHIKESKHLKENIKISEGISIKEDLFYFPKHPLKKGYKVYYGYKLDAAKGNEVVVKIIEDYEEETEREVEGLKDIAHHENVVSYIDSGYFEDGNKTAVYIVLEKCKRQTLSDIIDKKKSEKNINLVSMEKDGLAKKVNILRGIACGLRHIHDQHIVHRDIKPSNILFRNETIVVSDLGLCKKIQPDKSNTASRSNIGTFGWMSPELQCDEEKSEKQTFSDKSDVFSFALVFCFLLTDGCHPYGYDKRGNFSNNQGDWSYNIRNGDAPKLGFLDDDRVIDCRIFHDIIEKMLQTEKRERPTMDYVIKHPVFWNERQKLEFFSNVVKYMELTKTDKQGCTYPDDVVNLNENVNSDLKELLPWKNKLELNEEEIEEFKSSDDLETNNVTSDSLTKLVRNSYNTELVSHLVKFIRNRYTHDHDKETYEPFKTDYKHLYNFFALRFPPLFIYVYKRFEEHFTSGDKAYSESAVARYFEFSWKRKTR encoded by the exons ATGTGGAAGATACAAAAA AACAAAGACCAAGCATTAAAAAGCAGACATGGCCGATGGCATATTTTTGTTGTTAGTGGTCTTCAACCCAACACGCAATATAAAGCAGCATTACAAGCACAATATGGAGAAAATATGGGGGGAAAAGTATGCACCATATCAGCTGTGTTAACAG CTTCCTCTAAACCGGCAAAACCCAATGTGGAGTTGTGTAAAGATGAAAATGGATACAGTTGCAGGGACGTGTATATTGACTTTGGTAATCACGAAGACTGCATGAGTCACCAAATTTTGGTAAAAACAAGCCAAGATGTTGAGGAGTCTCAAGTTACAATTGACAAACTAGAGATCTACGAATGTTCTTGTAAACATGAggcaggaaaatatttttttcaaattcgttGTCAAAATCTGTCCGAACGATTTAGTGAATGGTCCGATAAAACTATGCTGCAACTAG cacCCCTCCCACTGACTGGAGTGAAAAGTGAAACAGATGGGGAATATATTAAGATAATTTGGAATGAGCCAACTCGTAAAGTATCTCAATTTATAGTAACGGCACAACTAAAAGAGGAATCACAGAGTGCAGATAATAAACTGAGTTTCAAAGTGCACGATCAATCGTTTGTGTCATTTTCTCCTCACTTTCCCGCTGCGGAGTACATTGTCAGCGTTCATGCTGAAGTATATTCACCCCAGTCAAAGAACATTGCTGGAAAATCTGTTACTTTACAAGACGTTATATCGA AACCTGCTATTCCTCAACCACCACAATTTATACCCGATGGTACAAAAATAGTGatgaattttagaaattatagcGATGTATGTGATGAACGTGAAGTTGAAGTTAGCAACAGAGAAGATCAATCAATCTTCATAAGGCTCAACGCAGACCAAACAGTTTACGTTTATGACAATAAATTATCTGCTGGAATGGAATATTTTGTTCGTGTgaggaatatatataaaaacgttAAAGGAGATTGGTCAGATCCACAGGCAGTTCTACTAG TCCCAGGAAGAGTTCAAAATATAcaagttgaaattttcaaattcaaaatgaaaGTTAAATGGGATGATCTattgctgaaaaatataaattacaaaGCAACAATTttggatgataaaaatcaagaaATGGATTCATACAGTGGTTCAACATCTTCTTGGAATTCCGAAAAGCAACTTTTACCGGGAAGTAGTTATTGTTGTAAAGTTGTGGCATTTAATTCCGCCGGCGAAGGACCAAGTGAGGCTTCAGTCAAACAAAAAACAA GCTGGATTCATCCAACTGATATTGAAGTTACTAAAGATGTCAAACAGCCTTCAAAGAGTGTAAAACTAGTATGGGAGAATCCTGCCGGAGTTAATTGcttcaaattgaaaattgataaaCAGGAAATATCACTAACTGAGAATTACTACTATTTTGACCACGGAAAACCTGGACATACTTACACAGCACAACTGTTTTGcggatttgataaaaaatacgACAACAAATGCATCACCAAAAGATTTACCATGA gcCCTCCACCCCCTAAAACTGTGAAAGTTACTCCGAGGACTGGTGAGAAATGCGAACTTACAGTTGTGCTCGATACCACTGACACTGCACACTGTAAATACGAAATATGTGTGTATGAGTTACCAGAGACTCAGAGTACCTTTATGGTTGTCGGTGAAGTAACTACTCAATGTACGGTGATAGGAGGAAATCTCAAACCCCTGCACGAATATGTTGTTGGCGTCAAATCATATGATGAAACTGAAGGGTTAAAACATTATAGCAGTGAAACATTTTCTGAGCCAGTTTTGACTT TGCCTGGAAAAGTTTCTCAAAATCCTAACGAACATGTTGATCGAGATGAAGTCGTTAGTACCAATTCCTGTGCCGATGTACAATCAGCATCAAACCAGTCAATGACAG atcATATAAAAAACCATCAATCTTATAACCATCCGGTATCGCCAAGCAGAAAGAAATCAGTTGTTATGGTGTTCTGCATGGAATGTGAAAATGGCCTTGGggaaaaatcgaaatattacATCAACAATAGCTTGAAAGCAGTACAAAAAGACATTAATAAACTCATATGGGATCATATCAAAGAATCAAAACActtaaaagaaaatataaaaatatcag AAGGAATATCAATTAAAGAAGATCTATTTTACTTCCCTAAACATCCGCTAAAAAAAGGCTACAAAGTTTATTATGGATATAAATTAGACGCGGCAAAAGGGAATGAAGTGGTGGTGAAAATAATAGAAGACTACGAGGAAGAAACTGAAAGGGAAGTCGAAGGCTTAAAGGATATTGCTCATCATGAAAATGTAGTATCATACATCGACTCGGGATATTTCGAAGATGGAAACAAAACCGCAGTATACATAGTGTTAGAAAAGTGCAAAAGGCAAACATTATCCGATATCATAGACAAGAAAAAGTCggagaaaaatataaatttagtaTCCATGGAAAAAGATGGATTAGCGAAGAAAGTAAATATATTAAGAGGAATCGCTTGTGGACTACGACACATTCATGATCAGCATATTGTTCATCGAGACATAAAGCCTAGTAACATATTATTTAGAAATGAAACAATTGTTGTGTCTGACTTGGGTTTGTGTAAAAAAATACAACCTGATAAATCGAATACCGCAAGTAGGTCTAACATTGGTACCTTTGGATGGATGTCTCCTGAACTACAATGCGATGaagaaaaatcagaaaagcAAACATTCTCTGATAAATCAGACGTTTTTTCGTTTGCTCTTGTGTTTTGTTTTCTATTGACCGATGGCTGTCATCCTTATGGGTATGACAAAAGAGGAAATTTTTCCAATAATCAAGGTGACTGGAGTTACAATATCAGAAATGGAGATGCCCCAAAACTTGGCTTCCTTGATGATGACCGAGTAATTGATTGTAGAATTTTTCACgatattattgaaaagatgcTTCAAACAGAGAAAAGAGAACGTCCCACAATGGATTATGTTATCAAGCATCCAGTTTTCTGGAACGAACGGCAAAAGCTGGAGTTCTTTTCTAATGTTGTTAAATACATGGAATTGACAAAAACTGACAAACAAGGTTGCACATATCCAGACGATGTCGTGAACTTGAATGAGAACGTCAACTCCGATCTTAAGGAACTTCTGCCTTGGAAAAATAAACTAGAATTAAATGAGGAAGAAATCGAGGAGTTCAAATCGTCTGATGATTTGGAGACGAACAATGTTACTTCTGACTCTCTCACCAAATTGGTTCGCAATTCCTATAACACTGAGTTGGTATCACACCTCGTAAAATTTATCAGAAACCGATATACTCATGATCACGACAAGGAAACTTATGAACCATTCAAAACGGATTATAAACacttatataatttttttgcttTGCGTTTTCCTCCTTTgtttatatatgtttataagaGATTTGAAGAGCACTTTACATCTGGTGATAAAGCATACTCTGAGTCAGCTGTAGCTCGTTATTTTGAATTCAGTTGGAAAAGAAAAACGCGCTAA